One stretch of Candidatus Leptovillus gracilis DNA includes these proteins:
- a CDS encoding zinc ribbon domain-containing protein, translated as MPIYVYKCPDCEIEVEERRKMSQADDPLTCPFCGDLLVRGLTSFMVNTGRGTAVSPSETQPAAHAAGCPCCYPITRR; from the coding sequence ATGCCCATTTACGTCTACAAATGCCCTGATTGTGAAATCGAAGTTGAGGAGCGGCGCAAAATGAGCCAGGCCGATGATCCGCTGACCTGCCCGTTTTGCGGCGACCTGCTCGTGCGTGGCCTTACCTCGTTCATGGTCAACACGGGGCGCGGCACGGCCGTTTCCCCTTCCGAGACACAGCCAGCCGCCCATGCCGCCGGTTGTCCCTGCTGTTATCCCATCACAAGGAGATGA
- a CDS encoding transcriptional repressor: MEKIQAVLAQHGYRLTVSRQAIIAALVGCEGHITADGLVRHVRQNAPEVGRMTVYRTLDLLCEMGVVRPIYQGTGAAHYVLMANGSHQHLICTRCHGVIEFEDCLANGLAQQLADQFNFHVFSHLLELHGLCENCYR, translated from the coding sequence GTGGAGAAGATCCAGGCGGTTTTGGCGCAGCATGGGTATCGTCTGACGGTTTCCCGCCAGGCAATTATTGCTGCCCTGGTAGGCTGCGAGGGGCACATCACGGCCGATGGTCTGGTGCGGCACGTGCGCCAAAACGCGCCGGAAGTCGGCCGGATGACGGTTTACCGCACATTGGATTTGCTGTGTGAAATGGGCGTCGTTCGCCCCATCTACCAGGGCACAGGCGCCGCCCACTATGTCCTGATGGCGAATGGCAGTCACCAACATCTCATCTGCACGCGCTGTCATGGCGTGATTGAGTTTGAGGATTGTCTGGCGAACGGCCTGGCGCAGCAGTTGGCGGACCAGTTCAATTTCCATGTTTTCAGCCATTTGTTGGAACTGCATGGGCTGTGCGAAAACTGTTATCGTTAA
- a CDS encoding zinc ABC transporter substrate-binding protein produces MTNTLLQRFTTLLVIIVLALAAVGCSTGTATEEPAATGAESAATAVTETTTEDAQTEETAADHDHEAETADEHEHEEAASADMLTLPELAAAELNGEPLRVVATTSIIGDVLAQVGGDAIALNVLMGPGQDPHSYTPAARDLTAVTDAHVIFINGWNLEEGLVGDLESIGESVPVVPISANIAPLAFAEEDHADEEHAEEEAEHHHSGADPHVWFSIHNVEHWVENAVQILSELDPANAATFAANAAAYQESLAELESYAETQLAVIPMEKRFLVTNHDAFGYLARDYGFNVLGTVIPSTSTLAEPSASDLADLIAAMQEHNVCTIFTETTLNDALAQTVAAELDGCDNVQVLKLYTGALGPTGSGADSYISMFRANIDAIVAGLR; encoded by the coding sequence ATGACAAATACCCTGCTACAACGGTTCACAACACTGCTTGTGATTATTGTATTGGCGCTGGCGGCCGTGGGCTGTTCCACCGGCACAGCCACAGAAGAACCGGCAGCGACTGGCGCAGAATCGGCGGCAACGGCTGTTACAGAAACAACGACTGAGGACGCGCAGACAGAAGAGACCGCCGCCGACCATGACCATGAGGCCGAAACGGCCGACGAACATGAGCATGAAGAGGCCGCCTCAGCGGACATGCTCACCCTGCCGGAATTGGCGGCGGCCGAACTGAATGGCGAACCGCTGCGCGTCGTCGCCACCACCAGCATCATCGGCGATGTGCTGGCGCAGGTAGGTGGTGACGCCATCGCCCTGAATGTGTTGATGGGACCGGGCCAGGATCCCCACAGTTACACCCCGGCGGCACGAGATTTAACGGCCGTTACCGACGCCCACGTCATCTTCATCAACGGCTGGAACCTGGAAGAAGGGTTGGTCGGCGACCTGGAGAGCATCGGTGAAAGCGTCCCCGTCGTGCCCATCTCCGCCAACATCGCCCCCCTGGCCTTTGCCGAAGAAGACCATGCGGACGAAGAACATGCGGAAGAGGAAGCCGAACACCACCACAGCGGCGCTGATCCGCACGTCTGGTTCAGCATTCACAACGTCGAACATTGGGTAGAGAACGCCGTGCAGATCCTGAGTGAGCTCGACCCGGCCAACGCCGCCACCTTTGCCGCCAATGCCGCCGCCTACCAGGAATCACTGGCAGAATTGGAAAGCTATGCCGAGACGCAATTGGCCGTTATCCCGATGGAGAAACGTTTCCTGGTCACCAACCACGACGCCTTCGGCTACCTGGCTCGAGACTACGGCTTTAACGTGTTGGGCACGGTCATTCCCAGCACCAGCACGCTGGCCGAACCCTCAGCCAGCGACCTGGCCGACCTGATTGCCGCGATGCAAGAGCACAACGTGTGTACCATCTTCACAGAAACAACCCTGAACGATGCCCTGGCGCAAACGGTGGCCGCTGAACTGGATGGCTGCGACAACGTGCAGGTCTTGAAGCTGTACACCGGCGCACTTGGCCCGACCGGCAGCGGCGCCGACAGCTACATCAGCATGTTCCGCGCCAACATAGACGCAATTGTAGCCGGTTTGAGATAA
- a CDS encoding ABC transporter permease, which produces MIFQKMPTSLIFFLARRNLAQDRLRALVSMVSVALGTAVVVAADFVGAAIRRAGEEMSEGGTVPFVSEFLNVSLSLTGLIILLVAAFLIFNVFGMSVTRRRRQIGALRALGMTRGQIGRLVLAEAILIGGLGAVAGAALGPLLGWLIVSLLAAVAGVAHGAGTMTAVNLMLAMSAGMGVTLLATILPAARALAISPLAALRAAAAEAPPWPRRRLLAAGALGLALTGLAPLYLIVDPPAARDLVPPWDGALTALFSLGWLLGWAVALPLILRGTRRAVLALSRRALPRLMADNLIRAQSRVILTIFTLSLALLTITAVTGITSFTLNVAMKQTMATAGRTWVIVAMPPVGEGAAVDFGVLSGWDLQAMKLSPEFVDGITAVSGDRASILRLPQVVVPELATLPGMPAYMADVAELRAGDLFEFAEGDWATADPWLREECALLVIPRIAATLGAGVGDRVIVTGTRGPVSCVVAGIGANRMMMGTSIIGQGAAADFDVDMERPFGLLARPRPGADVDAVIADSQRLLADYPTYSLIELEKFLADTDSMLATLQGALNGMLLLAIVTAALGVVNATVSGVVERRAELGLLRAVGATRRQVLTVVVGEAVLLGLVGGAVGALAGLGLVVIFILVNGGNLYGLVDLDLAQSVRLSLPAAARAGLVGVVAAPLIAAFAAYWPAVHFLRGTAISMQDR; this is translated from the coding sequence TTGATCTTTCAAAAGATGCCCACCTCCTTGATCTTCTTCCTTGCCCGGCGTAATTTAGCGCAGGATAGGCTGCGGGCGCTGGTTAGCATGGTCAGCGTGGCTCTGGGAACGGCCGTCGTCGTCGCCGCCGATTTTGTCGGGGCGGCCATTCGCCGCGCCGGGGAGGAGATGAGCGAAGGGGGAACCGTCCCGTTTGTCAGCGAGTTTCTCAACGTCAGCCTCAGCCTGACCGGGCTGATTATTCTGCTGGTGGCCGCCTTCCTCATTTTCAACGTCTTTGGCATGAGCGTGACGCGGCGGCGGAGGCAGATTGGGGCGCTGCGCGCGTTGGGGATGACGCGGGGGCAAATCGGCCGTCTGGTTCTGGCCGAAGCGATCTTGATCGGCGGCCTGGGCGCGGTGGCGGGCGCGGCGCTGGGGCCGTTGTTGGGCTGGCTCATTGTAAGCTTGCTGGCGGCCGTCGCCGGAGTCGCGCATGGGGCGGGGACGATGACGGCCGTTAATTTAATGCTGGCGATGTCCGCCGGAATGGGCGTGACGCTGCTGGCGACGATTCTGCCGGCGGCCCGCGCCTTAGCCATTTCCCCCCTGGCTGCTTTACGCGCTGCCGCCGCGGAAGCCCCGCCCTGGCCGCGCCGCCGTTTGCTCGCCGCTGGCGCTTTAGGGCTGGCCTTGACCGGGTTGGCGCCACTTTATCTGATTGTGGACCCGCCCGCTGCCCGCGACCTTGTCCCGCCCTGGGACGGGGCGTTGACCGCTCTTTTTTCGCTGGGTTGGCTGCTGGGCTGGGCGGTAGCGCTGCCTCTGATTTTGCGCGGGACACGCCGGGCCGTTTTGGCTTTGAGCCGCCGGGCGCTGCCCCGCCTGATGGCCGACAATCTCATTCGCGCCCAGAGCCGCGTCATCCTGACCATCTTCACCCTCAGTCTGGCTTTGTTGACGATTACGGCCGTTACCGGCATCACCAGCTTTACCCTCAACGTGGCGATGAAACAGACCATGGCCACCGCTGGCCGGACGTGGGTCATTGTCGCCATGCCGCCGGTGGGGGAGGGGGCGGCCGTAGATTTTGGCGTTTTGAGCGGTTGGGATTTACAGGCGATGAAGTTGTCGCCGGAATTTGTGGATGGGATAACGGCCGTCAGCGGCGACCGGGCTTCGATTCTGCGTCTCCCCCAGGTCGTTGTGCCGGAACTGGCGACTTTGCCAGGGATGCCCGCCTACATGGCCGACGTCGCCGAACTGCGAGCGGGTGATCTGTTTGAATTTGCCGAAGGGGATTGGGCGACGGCCGATCCCTGGCTGCGCGAAGAGTGCGCCCTGTTGGTTATACCGCGCATCGCCGCCACCCTGGGCGCGGGCGTGGGCGACCGGGTGATTGTTACCGGGACGCGGGGGCCGGTAAGCTGCGTGGTGGCCGGTATTGGCGCCAACCGGATGATGATGGGCACTTCCATTATCGGCCAGGGGGCGGCGGCCGATTTTGACGTGGATATGGAACGGCCGTTTGGCCTGCTGGCTCGGCCTCGCCCCGGCGCGGATGTGGACGCTGTTATTGCCGACAGCCAGCGGCTGTTGGCCGACTATCCCACCTACAGCCTGATTGAACTGGAGAAATTCCTGGCCGACACAGACAGCATGTTAGCCACGCTCCAGGGAGCGCTGAACGGGATGCTGCTGTTGGCGATTGTGACCGCCGCCCTGGGTGTGGTCAACGCCACCGTCAGCGGCGTTGTGGAGCGGCGCGCCGAGTTGGGGCTGCTGCGCGCGGTTGGCGCGACGCGGCGGCAAGTTTTAACCGTCGTCGTGGGTGAGGCGGTTTTGTTGGGGTTGGTTGGCGGAGCAGTGGGCGCGTTGGCCGGACTTGGGCTGGTCGTGATTTTTATTCTGGTGAACGGCGGCAATTTGTACGGGCTGGTTGATTTGGATCTGGCGCAGAGCGTCCGCCTTAGTTTACCGGCGGCTGCGCGGGCAGGGCTGGTGGGAGTGGTCGCCGCGCCGCTGATCGCTGCCTTTGCCGCTTACTGGCCGGCTGTCCACTTTTTACGCGGCACGGCGATCAGTATGCAGGATCGCTGA
- a CDS encoding ABC transporter ATP-binding protein, which translates to MNILQAIGLGKQYQMGEVAVAALRSVDFAVRQGEFVAIMGPSGSGKSTLLHLLGGLDTVSDGEIILDGRRLTHLTDDEITVVRRRQIGFIFQFFNLLPTLTAAENVALPLLIDGRSLNAYQERIDELLTLVGLADRRDHKPDQLSGGQQRLAVARPLITAPAIVLADEPTGNLDSQAGGDILRLLRRACDEKGQTIVMVTHDPRAAEFADRVVQLQDGRII; encoded by the coding sequence ATGAACATTTTACAAGCCATTGGTCTCGGTAAACAGTATCAAATGGGGGAGGTAGCCGTCGCCGCGCTGCGGTCAGTGGATTTCGCCGTCCGCCAAGGGGAGTTTGTCGCCATCATGGGGCCGTCCGGCTCGGGCAAATCTACGCTGCTGCACCTGCTTGGCGGGCTGGATACGGTCAGCGACGGGGAGATCATCCTCGACGGCCGTCGTCTGACCCATCTCACCGACGACGAAATTACCGTTGTCCGGCGGCGGCAAATTGGCTTCATCTTCCAATTCTTTAACCTGCTGCCCACCCTCACAGCCGCCGAAAACGTCGCCCTGCCGCTGCTGATTGACGGCCGTTCCCTCAATGCCTACCAGGAGCGGATTGACGAACTATTGACCCTGGTGGGGCTGGCCGACCGGCGTGACCATAAACCCGACCAACTCTCTGGCGGGCAGCAGCGGTTGGCCGTCGCCCGCCCCCTCATTACCGCCCCGGCCATTGTCCTGGCCGACGAGCCGACGGGCAACCTGGACAGCCAGGCAGGCGGCGACATTTTGCGCCTGCTGCGCCGCGCCTGCGACGAGAAAGGACAGACCATCGTCATGGTTACGCACGATCCCCGCGCCGCTGAGTTTGCCGACCGGGTGGTCCAGCTTCAGGACGGCCGGATCATTTGA
- a CDS encoding winged helix-turn-helix transcriptional regulator has translation MLPENEIEINEITAVLKALAEPNRMRIFAELMQGDSCNCELQERLGLAPNLLSHHFRILENAGLVHSRRDRVDGRWIYYSVDRPAATRWSTWFAYFLDPARIQEHPVCGPEGQNTTPDQVRLTVSS, from the coding sequence ATGCTGCCTGAAAACGAGATAGAGATTAACGAAATAACGGCCGTTCTTAAAGCCCTGGCCGAACCCAACCGGATGCGCATATTTGCCGAGCTGATGCAGGGCGATTCCTGCAACTGCGAATTGCAAGAGCGGCTAGGACTGGCCCCCAATTTGCTCTCGCACCATTTCCGCATTTTGGAGAATGCTGGTCTGGTACACTCACGGCGGGACAGGGTAGACGGCCGTTGGATTTACTACAGCGTAGACCGCCCTGCCGCCACCCGTTGGAGTACCTGGTTTGCTTATTTTCTCGACCCGGCGCGCATTCAGGAACACCCCGTCTGTGGCCCCGAAGGGCAGAACACAACACCCGATCAGGTAAGACTAACGGTGAGCTCCTGA
- a CDS encoding response regulator transcription factor has protein sequence MTTPIRILLADDHAVLRTGLAALLNARSDMTVVGEAADGAELLTLAEAAQPDVILLDLTMPRLGGLEALPLLRQRVPAARVLILTMHQDEGYLRRALKGGAVGYVLKKAADMELIAAIQAIMRGDMYVHPSMTRVLLEDITPERDNSARSDEADQWSTLSEREQEVLQLVALGHTSKEIADQLSVSAKTVDTYRARGMEKLGLRSRAALVRFALAKGLME, from the coding sequence ATGACGACACCCATCCGCATTCTCCTGGCCGATGACCACGCTGTCCTGCGAACCGGGTTGGCTGCCTTGCTCAACGCCCGCAGCGACATGACCGTCGTTGGTGAAGCCGCCGATGGCGCGGAGTTACTCACACTGGCGGAAGCAGCGCAGCCAGACGTGATTTTGCTTGACCTGACCATGCCACGCCTGGGTGGATTAGAGGCGCTGCCACTGCTGCGCCAGCGCGTACCTGCCGCCCGCGTCCTTATTCTGACCATGCACCAGGACGAAGGCTACCTGCGCCGGGCATTGAAGGGGGGCGCTGTCGGTTACGTCCTCAAAAAAGCGGCCGATATGGAGTTGATTGCTGCCATCCAGGCTATCATGCGCGGTGATATGTATGTGCATCCTTCCATGACCAGGGTGCTGTTGGAAGACATCACTCCAGAGAGGGACAATTCGGCAAGGAGTGATGAAGCCGACCAGTGGTCCACGCTGAGCGAACGTGAGCAAGAGGTACTCCAACTGGTGGCCCTGGGTCATACCAGCAAAGAGATCGCTGATCAGCTTTCGGTCAGCGCCAAAACAGTAGATACGTATCGGGCGCGAGGCATGGAAAAGCTGGGCCTGCGCAGCCGGGCGGCGTTGGTGCGTTTTGCGTTGGCCAAAGGGTTGATGGAGTAG
- a CDS encoding HAMP domain-containing protein produces the protein MVIHHLQFTIQNSVVFARFWRFAGSFSVRTKIMGIVLALVLLLGVGITLQVRGVLRQALEQRLQDQSISVARDVAARATDMILINDLFALHQLLIETQVNNPDVRYAFVAANDGTILAHTFGPGFPSDLLAANPVQSADHHRTALLETDEGLVWDTAVPIFDGKAGVARIGLSEESMRMTMDALTGQMLLTTVMVSAVGIAAATWLTWLVTRPILALKRAAEAVGQGDFQQTIQPWAGDEIGELTEAFNAMTADLSRAEQERAERDQLRSQLLEKVIAAQEEERRRIARELHDETGQSLTSLMVHLQMVNQQCPLPETREQLDGVRTLLAQTLDNVHNLALELRPSVLDDLGLAAALRRYVRDYQARYPLEVDLEVMGLAERLPQGVETAVYRIIQESLTNIARHAQATTASVLLEQRGGRLRAIVEDDGVGFDPAAVNGSGRLGLYGMRERAELLNGTLTIESEPGQGTSIFIEVPL, from the coding sequence ATGGTCATTCACCATTTACAATTCACAATTCAAAATTCAGTCGTCTTCGCCCGCTTCTGGCGTTTTGCCGGCTCCTTTAGCGTGCGCACCAAAATCATGGGCATCGTGTTGGCCCTGGTCCTGCTGTTAGGCGTCGGCATCACCTTACAAGTGCGCGGCGTCCTGCGGCAGGCGCTGGAGCAGCGGCTGCAAGATCAGAGCATCTCTGTCGCCCGCGATGTGGCTGCCCGCGCCACGGATATGATCCTGATCAATGACCTGTTTGCCTTGCATCAACTGCTCATCGAAACCCAGGTAAACAATCCCGACGTGCGTTATGCTTTTGTCGCCGCTAACGACGGGACCATCCTGGCCCATACCTTTGGCCCTGGCTTCCCATCTGATCTGCTGGCGGCAAACCCGGTTCAGAGCGCCGACCATCATCGCACGGCGCTGCTAGAGACAGATGAGGGACTTGTGTGGGACACGGCCGTACCCATTTTTGATGGCAAAGCGGGTGTTGCCCGTATTGGGCTGTCTGAAGAGAGCATGAGGATGACGATGGACGCCCTGACTGGGCAAATGCTGCTGACGACAGTGATGGTTTCGGCTGTGGGCATCGCCGCCGCCACCTGGCTCACCTGGCTGGTAACGCGCCCCATCCTGGCCCTGAAACGGGCCGCCGAGGCCGTGGGGCAGGGGGACTTCCAGCAGACCATCCAGCCCTGGGCAGGCGATGAGATTGGCGAATTGACGGAAGCGTTTAACGCCATGACCGCCGATTTATCCCGCGCTGAGCAAGAACGGGCAGAACGGGACCAACTGCGCAGTCAACTGCTAGAGAAAGTGATCGCCGCTCAGGAAGAAGAGCGCCGCCGCATCGCCCGCGAGCTGCACGATGAGACGGGCCAATCGCTTACATCGTTGATGGTCCATTTGCAGATGGTTAACCAGCAGTGCCCGCTGCCGGAGACCCGCGAGCAGCTTGATGGCGTGCGGACGCTGCTGGCGCAGACGCTGGACAACGTGCATAACCTGGCGCTGGAACTGCGCCCCAGCGTGCTGGATGATCTAGGCCTGGCGGCGGCGCTGCGCCGTTATGTGCGCGATTACCAGGCGCGTTATCCGCTAGAAGTGGACCTGGAAGTGATGGGGTTGGCCGAGCGGCTGCCGCAAGGGGTGGAAACGGCCGTCTACCGCATCATCCAGGAAAGCCTGACCAACATTGCCCGCCATGCCCAGGCCACAACAGCCAGCGTTTTATTAGAGCAGCGCGGCGGCCGTCTTCGCGCCATTGTCGAAGATGACGGTGTGGGTTTTGACCCGGCGGCGGTGAACGGCAGCGGCCGCCTGGGGCTTTACGGGATGCGCGAACGGGCCGAGCTACTCAACGGAACTCTCACCATTGAATCTGAGCCAGGGCAGGGAACCAGCATCTTCATCGAGGTTCCCCTATGA
- the phnD gene encoding phosphate/phosphite/phosphonate ABC transporter substrate-binding protein has product MRYFLLLALFLFAGCAAPQAAASVKLSELEPLPKVSATAVTPLRVAVAAIVSPKGTVDSYGPLLDYLQAELDRPIELVQRRTYGEVNDLIESGDVDVAFVCTSAYVVGEREFDMQLLAAPQVMGDTIYHSLLIVPTDSPAASMADLRGMVFAFTDPISTSGRNYPIALVQQMGETPESFFGRTFYTYSHDDAIRAVANHVADGAAVDSLVYAFAIEREPDLAEKTRVIHQSPPFGIPPVVTGPTARPQLVAEIQSVLLNMRNTPAGRAALQVAGMDGFVLIEDAVYESVRELETAVNR; this is encoded by the coding sequence ATGCGCTACTTTCTCCTCCTTGCCCTATTCCTTTTCGCGGGCTGTGCCGCGCCGCAAGCTGCGGCGTCGGTTAAGCTGTCGGAATTAGAGCCGCTGCCGAAGGTATCGGCAACGGCCGTTACCCCCCTGCGTGTTGCCGTCGCGGCTATTGTCTCCCCCAAAGGCACGGTAGACAGCTATGGCCCCCTGCTCGATTACCTCCAGGCCGAATTAGACCGCCCCATCGAATTGGTGCAGCGGCGTACTTATGGCGAGGTCAACGACCTGATCGAAAGCGGTGACGTAGACGTGGCTTTTGTCTGTACCAGCGCCTACGTGGTGGGCGAGCGGGAGTTCGACATGCAGCTATTGGCCGCGCCACAGGTGATGGGGGATACCATCTACCATTCGCTGCTGATTGTGCCCACGGACAGCCCGGCCGCAAGCATGGCTGACCTGCGCGGTATGGTCTTCGCCTTCACCGATCCCATCTCCACCAGCGGCCGTAATTACCCTATCGCTCTGGTGCAGCAGATGGGCGAGACACCGGAGAGTTTCTTCGGCCGCACCTTCTACACCTACAGCCACGACGATGCCATTCGTGCTGTCGCCAACCACGTAGCCGATGGCGCGGCCGTAGACAGCCTGGTCTACGCCTTCGCCATTGAACGCGAGCCGGACCTGGCCGAAAAAACCCGCGTCATCCACCAATCGCCCCCTTTTGGCATTCCGCCTGTCGTCACTGGCCCCACAGCGCGGCCGCAGTTGGTGGCCGAGATACAATCGGTGCTGCTAAATATGCGTAACACGCCCGCTGGCCGCGCCGCCCTGCAGGTGGCCGGGATGGATGGCTTTGTGTTGATTGAGGATGCTGTTTATGAGTCGGTACGGGAGTTGGAAACGGCCGTTAACCGTTAA
- a CDS encoding carboxymuconolactone decarboxylase family protein: protein MTDKPKAHNQFMTEFPAIAAAYEQLAAASHDNGPLDDKTRQLVKLALAIGLGHEGAVHAHTRRALEAGISPAEIKHVVTLAVTTLGMPNTIAAYTWVNDLLNG, encoded by the coding sequence ATGACCGACAAACCGAAAGCCCACAACCAATTTATGACCGAATTCCCGGCTATCGCCGCCGCCTACGAACAACTGGCCGCCGCCAGCCACGACAATGGCCCCCTGGACGACAAAACCCGTCAGCTCGTTAAACTGGCCCTGGCCATTGGTCTGGGGCACGAAGGCGCCGTCCACGCCCACACCCGCCGCGCCCTGGAAGCCGGCATCAGCCCCGCCGAAATTAAACACGTCGTCACCCTGGCCGTCACCACATTGGGTATGCCCAACACCATCGCCGCCTACACCTGGGTCAATGACCTGTTGAATGGTTAA
- a CDS encoding TraR/DksA C4-type zinc finger protein produces MPDLQAILGVSSAQHQHLCPRQVLGARIGLAGTASLGLDVPRSDKRLLIIVETDGCFADGVAAATGCTMGHRTLRLADYGKIGATFVDVKTETAVRLSPQPQIRQRAYQYAPDEKKHYYAQLIGYQHMPDDELLTIQPVRLSTPVGQIISRAGVRVNCAGCGEEIINEREVVREGRPYCAACAGPAYYTPEALLFAVDGVMVQREGGR; encoded by the coding sequence ATGCCAGACTTACAAGCTATTCTGGGGGTTTCCTCGGCGCAGCATCAGCATTTGTGCCCGCGCCAGGTGTTGGGGGCGCGCATCGGGCTGGCAGGCACGGCCTCCCTGGGACTGGACGTGCCGCGCAGCGATAAGCGGCTGCTGATTATCGTGGAGACGGATGGCTGCTTTGCCGATGGCGTAGCGGCAGCGACGGGCTGCACCATGGGCCACCGCACTTTGCGACTGGCCGATTATGGCAAGATTGGGGCCACCTTTGTGGATGTGAAAACGGAAACGGCCGTGCGCCTCTCCCCTCAACCCCAAATCCGACAACGAGCCTACCAGTATGCTCCCGACGAGAAAAAGCATTACTATGCCCAACTCATCGGCTACCAGCACATGCCCGATGACGAATTGTTGACCATCCAGCCCGTGCGCCTGAGTACGCCGGTCGGTCAAATCATCAGCCGGGCCGGGGTGCGGGTGAACTGCGCCGGCTGCGGCGAAGAGATCATCAATGAACGGGAGGTGGTGCGGGAGGGACGGCCGTATTGCGCGGCCTGTGCTGGCCCGGCTTACTACACGCCGGAAGCGCTGCTGTTTGCAGTAGATGGGGTGATGGTGCAGCGGGAAGGTGGCAGGTAA
- the tatA gene encoding twin-arginine translocase TatA/TatE family subunit, translated as MIGPLGTTELLIILVVVVLLFGVGRIGKIGHELGAGIRAFKQGLQTAESEVREQTE; from the coding sequence ATGATAGGCCCATTGGGAACGACAGAACTGCTCATTATTTTGGTGGTGGTTGTGCTGCTGTTTGGCGTAGGCCGCATCGGCAAGATAGGCCATGAATTAGGCGCAGGGATTCGCGCCTTCAAACAAGGTTTACAAACGGCCGAATCTGAGGTTCGGGAACAGACTGAGTGA